One genomic window of Microbacterium testaceum StLB037 includes the following:
- a CDS encoding molybdopterin-dependent oxidoreductase, with protein MKFEVNGVPVDAEPRPGQSARTLLRETGHVEVKKGCDAGDCGACSVLLDGEPTHSCIIPAMRLEGRTLTTAAGLAPGDDLHPVQEALASGFGFQCGFCTPGMSVTASTLTADDLPDLDRRMKGNLCRCTGYRPIREAIRSSVLGPVRETGALSDATAPAAAACGSGCAGHNADGAASGPAAGDGRVGASTVPEAARRIVQGREPFTFDEPVPGGPPLVLRVVTSPHAHARVRSIDTEAALAIPGVVAVFTHDDVPEIRYSTGRHEHRTDDPDDTRMLDDVVRHVGQRVVAVVGETAEAADAGCRAVRIEYDVLPAVFDPEEARRPGAPLLHPDRTPDERVMEAGRNVVAGFHTGHGGDIHAALAASHTTVTGEWTSSRVTHAALETHGAVAWLDDDGRLVVRSSTQVPFLVRNELAHILEVSPDRIRVYANRVGGGFGGKQELFTEDLTALAVLKLGRPVAYEFSRTDQFVRASLRHPMRVRVTLGSDADGVLTAMKVDVLSDTGAYGNHAIGVLFHSCAESTTLYRVPVKWIDAEAVYTNNPPSGAFRGYGLGQVVFGVESALDALAVELDMDPFDLRRINAVREGDPLHPDDDEKYEEDLIWGSYGLDQCLDLAQDALARGNGVDAPEGWLVGEGMAASMIATMAPRGHIAHTTATLRPDGTYLLRVGTAEFGNGTSTVHRQIAATVLDAAPERLELWAADTDAVRHDTGAFASAGTVVAGKALFGACTVLRRRMVDIATELADGDAVPGGVDVELVASGVRVDGTVVSWARIIAAAPADFRDGDGLTADGAEFGDLRSLAFNVHAARVAVDPETGTVKVLQSIQSADAGVVINPAQCRGQIEGGVAQALGGALYEEVLVEDGVVQNPVFRTYRVPQFADVPDTEVYFAETDDSLGPFGAKSMSESPYNPVGAAIGNAVSRAVGRRGYTLPFSRDRVWRLAGGGG; from the coding sequence GTGAAGTTCGAGGTCAACGGGGTGCCGGTCGACGCCGAGCCCCGTCCGGGTCAGAGCGCTCGGACCCTGCTCCGCGAGACGGGCCACGTCGAGGTGAAGAAGGGCTGCGACGCGGGTGACTGCGGCGCGTGCTCGGTGCTCCTCGACGGAGAGCCGACGCACTCGTGCATCATCCCGGCGATGCGGCTCGAGGGTCGCACCCTCACGACGGCTGCGGGCCTCGCCCCCGGCGACGACCTGCATCCGGTGCAGGAGGCGCTCGCGTCCGGCTTCGGCTTCCAGTGCGGATTCTGCACGCCCGGGATGAGCGTCACCGCGTCGACGCTGACCGCGGACGACCTGCCCGACCTTGACCGCCGCATGAAGGGCAACCTCTGCCGGTGCACCGGATACCGCCCGATCCGCGAGGCGATCCGCTCCTCGGTGCTGGGCCCGGTGCGTGAGACGGGTGCCCTGTCGGATGCCACTGCCCCCGCGGCGGCGGCGTGCGGCTCGGGCTGCGCCGGGCACAACGCCGACGGCGCGGCATCCGGTCCCGCCGCGGGCGACGGCCGGGTCGGTGCTTCGACCGTGCCCGAGGCGGCCCGGCGGATCGTGCAGGGCCGCGAGCCCTTCACCTTCGACGAGCCCGTGCCCGGCGGCCCCCCGCTCGTCCTGCGCGTCGTCACCTCGCCGCACGCCCACGCGCGCGTGCGGTCCATCGACACCGAGGCTGCCCTCGCGATCCCCGGGGTCGTCGCCGTGTTCACGCACGACGACGTCCCCGAGATCCGCTACTCCACCGGCCGTCACGAGCACCGCACGGATGACCCCGACGACACCCGGATGCTCGACGACGTCGTCCGCCACGTCGGCCAGAGGGTCGTCGCCGTCGTCGGCGAGACGGCGGAAGCTGCGGATGCCGGCTGCCGCGCGGTCCGCATCGAGTACGACGTGCTGCCCGCCGTGTTCGACCCCGAGGAGGCCCGCCGCCCCGGCGCCCCGCTGCTGCATCCCGACCGCACCCCGGACGAGCGCGTGATGGAGGCGGGCCGCAACGTGGTCGCGGGCTTCCACACCGGTCACGGCGGCGACATCCACGCGGCCCTCGCCGCGAGCCACACCACCGTCACGGGCGAGTGGACCTCGTCGCGCGTCACCCACGCGGCACTCGAGACACATGGGGCCGTCGCCTGGCTCGACGACGACGGGCGGCTCGTCGTCCGTTCGTCGACGCAGGTCCCCTTCCTCGTCCGCAACGAACTCGCGCACATCCTCGAGGTCTCGCCCGACCGCATCCGCGTCTACGCCAACCGTGTCGGCGGCGGCTTCGGCGGGAAGCAGGAGCTCTTCACCGAAGACCTCACGGCCCTCGCCGTTCTGAAGCTCGGGCGCCCGGTGGCCTACGAGTTCTCGCGCACCGATCAGTTCGTGCGCGCGTCGCTGCGGCATCCGATGCGCGTCCGCGTGACCCTCGGATCGGATGCCGACGGCGTGCTCACCGCGATGAAGGTCGACGTGCTGAGCGACACGGGCGCCTACGGCAACCACGCGATCGGGGTGCTGTTCCACTCGTGCGCCGAGTCGACGACGCTCTACCGGGTGCCCGTGAAGTGGATCGACGCCGAAGCGGTCTACACGAACAACCCGCCGTCGGGGGCGTTCCGCGGGTACGGCCTCGGGCAGGTGGTGTTCGGGGTGGAGTCGGCGCTCGACGCCCTCGCGGTCGAGCTCGACATGGACCCCTTCGATCTGCGCCGCATCAATGCCGTGCGCGAGGGTGACCCGCTGCACCCCGACGACGACGAGAAGTACGAGGAAGACCTGATCTGGGGCAGTTACGGCCTCGACCAGTGCCTCGATCTCGCGCAGGACGCGCTCGCGCGCGGCAACGGGGTCGACGCCCCCGAGGGCTGGCTGGTCGGCGAGGGGATGGCGGCCTCGATGATCGCGACGATGGCCCCGCGCGGGCACATCGCGCATACGACCGCGACCCTGCGACCGGACGGCACGTACCTCTTGCGCGTCGGCACCGCAGAGTTCGGCAACGGCACCTCGACCGTGCACCGACAGATCGCCGCGACCGTGCTCGACGCCGCGCCCGAACGCCTCGAGCTCTGGGCCGCCGACACCGACGCGGTCCGCCACGACACGGGTGCCTTCGCCTCGGCGGGCACGGTTGTCGCGGGCAAGGCGCTGTTCGGGGCGTGCACGGTGCTGCGGCGACGGATGGTCGACATCGCCACGGAGCTGGCGGATGGGGATGCCGTGCCCGGAGGGGTGGATGTCGAGCTCGTGGCATCCGGGGTCCGTGTCGACGGGACAGTCGTGTCGTGGGCGCGGATCATCGCGGCGGCCCCCGCGGACTTCCGCGACGGCGACGGCCTGACCGCGGACGGCGCCGAGTTCGGCGACCTGCGCTCGCTCGCCTTCAACGTGCACGCCGCGCGCGTGGCCGTCGATCCCGAGACGGGGACCGTGAAGGTGCTCCAGTCGATCCAGTCGGCCGATGCCGGCGTCGTCATCAACCCCGCGCAGTGCCGCGGGCAGATCGAGGGCGGCGTGGCTCAGGCGCTCGGCGGAGCGCTGTACGAGGAGGTTCTCGTCGAGGACGGGGTGGTGCAGAACCCCGTGTTCCGCACGTACCGCGTTCCGCAGTTCGCCGACGTCCCCGACACCGAGGTGTACTTCGCTGAGACGGACGACTCCCTCGGCCCGTTCGGCGCGAAGTCGATGAGCGAGTCGCCCTACAACCCCGTCGGCGCGGCGATCGGCAACGCCGTCTCTCGCGCGGTGGGGCGTCGCGGGTACACGCTGCCGTTCTCGCGCGACCGGGTGTGGAGGTTGGCGGGCGGAGGCGGCTGA
- a CDS encoding PhzF family phenazine biosynthesis protein, with the protein MTPTPGILHLLAFAAEPGGGNPAGVILDARALDDAQMQRIATDLGHPETAFVGEREGRRVAVRYFSPDDEVQFCGHATIATAVALAEAEGVGAYTFETAAGAVEVVTETEGERIIAGFTSVEPHVVDLEDVVADRLLDLLGLTRADLDERMPLAQAFAGNLHPIVAVASRDTFDAFTFEGPRLRALLDERGWKGTATVVHVDGPLGNGAVVEARNLFPVAHILEDPATGSAAAALGAYLRDRAEMPAPFGFTVRQGRHVGRPSILEVEVPASGGIRVSGTAVPLAG; encoded by the coding sequence ATGACCCCGACCCCTGGCATCCTGCACCTCCTCGCTTTCGCGGCTGAGCCCGGCGGCGGCAATCCCGCCGGGGTGATCCTGGATGCCAGGGCCCTCGACGACGCGCAGATGCAGCGCATCGCCACCGACCTCGGGCATCCCGAGACGGCCTTCGTGGGAGAGCGGGAGGGGCGTCGCGTCGCCGTCCGGTACTTCTCGCCCGACGATGAGGTGCAGTTCTGCGGACATGCCACGATCGCGACGGCCGTGGCGCTCGCCGAGGCCGAGGGCGTCGGGGCGTACACGTTCGAGACGGCCGCCGGGGCGGTCGAGGTCGTCACTGAGACCGAGGGAGAGCGCATCATCGCCGGCTTCACGAGCGTCGAGCCGCACGTCGTCGATCTCGAAGACGTCGTCGCCGACCGGCTCCTGGACCTCCTCGGTCTGACCCGTGCCGACCTGGACGAGCGGATGCCGCTTGCTCAGGCGTTCGCGGGTAACCTGCACCCGATCGTGGCCGTCGCCTCGCGCGACACGTTCGACGCGTTCACTTTCGAGGGGCCGCGCCTGCGTGCGCTCCTGGACGAGCGTGGGTGGAAGGGAACCGCGACCGTGGTGCACGTGGACGGTCCCCTGGGGAACGGGGCTGTCGTCGAGGCGCGCAATCTCTTCCCCGTCGCCCACATTCTCGAAGACCCCGCGACCGGATCCGCCGCGGCCGCCCTCGGCGCCTATCTGCGCGACCGCGCCGAAATGCCCGCGCCGTTCGGCTTCACCGTCCGGCAGGGGCGGCACGTCGGTCGGCCGAGCATCCTCGAGGTGGAGGTTCCGGCATCCGGCGGCATCCGGGTGTCGGGGACGGCCGTGCCCCTGGCGGGCTGA
- a CDS encoding GrpB family protein, with protein MTDDNPAAIAEHRPEWAARAAALLVDVRSALAGLPGAGAAALDHIGSTAVPGLAAKPFLDLQVRIAPLPDEDELLARLAPRGYVRARGSRPDSPGVDRDLPRGRIEVDDVVWEKRLYWHEDAQAILHVRRFDSPWGRYTVWFRDWLRAHPAERDRYARLKQRLSAQQVGKADYDDYTRAKTVFFDEVQAAFEAWAARESRSTNR; from the coding sequence ATGACCGATGACAACCCCGCGGCCATCGCCGAGCACCGTCCGGAGTGGGCGGCCCGCGCCGCCGCCTTGCTCGTCGATGTCCGATCCGCGCTCGCCGGTCTCCCGGGTGCGGGTGCCGCCGCTCTCGACCACATCGGATCGACCGCCGTACCGGGTCTCGCGGCCAAACCGTTCCTCGACCTGCAGGTACGTATCGCCCCCCTCCCCGATGAGGATGAGCTGCTCGCACGACTCGCCCCGCGCGGATACGTGCGCGCGCGTGGATCACGCCCCGACTCGCCCGGTGTCGACCGTGACCTTCCGCGCGGACGGATCGAGGTCGATGACGTCGTGTGGGAGAAGCGACTGTATTGGCACGAAGATGCCCAGGCGATCCTGCACGTTCGCCGGTTCGATTCGCCGTGGGGGCGGTACACCGTGTGGTTCCGGGACTGGCTGCGAGCCCACCCCGCCGAGCGCGATCGGTACGCGCGGCTCAAACAGCGGCTGAGCGCCCAGCAGGTCGGAAAGGCCGATTACGACGACTACACGCGCGCGAAGACGGTGTTCTTCGACGAGGTGCAGGCCGCGTTCGAGGCGTGGGCGGCGCGCGAGAGCCGGTCCACGAACCGGTGA
- a CDS encoding allantoate amidohydrolase: protein MTTATRLDVAPERVVSAARRVMGRCEELARVTATPGSITRVYLSPEHARVNRLAAEWMRELGMTTRQDAAGNQVGRLAPAGAPDAPTLLLGSHLDTVPDAGRFDGIVGVLMALEVVRLIRSIDDEGTASSPFPFALEVIAFSDEEGTRFGKALLGSSAVAGQWDDAWWDLTDADGSTLREAFREFGLDPGRIGEAARRPEQLVAYLEAHIEQGPELHRSGQALAAVSSIASARRFQLVVEGEARHAGGTPYDMRRDALLGASEAALAVERICRGEHHIIGTVGQLEAFPGAVNVVPGEAHFSLDLRGEFDATRDHTWDEISRELDAIMGRRGLRWRAREVHSAPAVFCAPLLQDVVRAGIGGEAPTLFSRAGHDAMSIGAITEVGMLFLRNPDGISHHPDEAVSGGDVAAGIRALAEAVLHLGAEPR, encoded by the coding sequence ATGACCACCGCCACGCGCCTCGACGTCGCACCCGAGCGCGTCGTCTCGGCAGCCCGCCGCGTGATGGGACGCTGCGAGGAGCTCGCGCGCGTCACCGCGACCCCGGGCAGCATCACGCGCGTGTACCTCTCTCCCGAGCACGCGCGGGTGAACCGTCTCGCCGCCGAGTGGATGCGCGAGCTCGGCATGACGACGCGGCAAGACGCCGCGGGCAATCAGGTCGGACGCCTCGCCCCCGCGGGTGCCCCCGACGCCCCCACGCTCCTGCTGGGCTCTCACCTCGACACCGTGCCCGACGCGGGGCGCTTCGACGGCATCGTCGGGGTGCTGATGGCACTCGAGGTGGTGCGGCTGATCCGTAGCATCGACGACGAGGGCACGGCATCCAGTCCCTTCCCGTTCGCGCTCGAGGTCATCGCGTTCAGCGACGAGGAGGGCACGCGATTCGGCAAGGCGCTTCTGGGGTCATCGGCCGTGGCGGGGCAGTGGGACGACGCCTGGTGGGACCTGACGGATGCCGACGGTTCGACGCTGCGCGAGGCGTTCCGCGAGTTCGGTCTCGATCCCGGGCGCATCGGCGAAGCTGCGCGTCGGCCCGAGCAACTCGTCGCCTACCTCGAAGCGCACATCGAGCAGGGGCCGGAGCTCCACCGCAGCGGACAGGCTCTCGCCGCAGTGTCATCGATCGCGTCGGCGCGGCGGTTCCAGCTCGTCGTCGAGGGGGAAGCCCGGCACGCCGGCGGAACGCCGTACGACATGCGCCGCGATGCCCTACTCGGCGCGAGCGAAGCGGCCCTCGCGGTCGAGCGGATCTGCCGCGGTGAGCACCACATCATCGGCACGGTCGGGCAGCTCGAGGCGTTCCCGGGCGCGGTGAACGTCGTGCCGGGAGAGGCACACTTCTCGCTCGACCTGCGCGGCGAGTTCGACGCGACCCGTGATCACACGTGGGACGAGATCTCCCGAGAACTGGATGCCATCATGGGCCGCCGCGGTCTGCGGTGGCGCGCCCGCGAGGTGCACAGCGCTCCGGCCGTGTTCTGCGCGCCCCTTCTGCAGGACGTCGTCCGGGCCGGGATCGGCGGGGAGGCCCCGACTCTCTTCAGCCGCGCCGGACACGACGCGATGTCGATCGGGGCGATCACCGAGGTGGGCATGCTGTTCCTCCGCAACCCCGACGGCATCAGCCACCATCCCGATGAGGCGGTGTCGGGAGGCGACGTCGCGGCGGGGATCCGCGCGCTGGCCGAGGCGGTGCTGCACCTGGGGGCGGAGCCGCGCTGA
- a CDS encoding pyridoxal-phosphate-dependent aminotransferase family protein, whose product MSHLPGPIDPPARLLMGPGPISAYPSVLRAMGAPLVGQYDPFMTATMTETQELYRRVWATDNDATLLIDGTSRAGIEAAILSLVRPGDRVLVPVFGRFGHLLAEIAERALAEVHTIEVPWGEVFPVSTIREAIERVKPHLVACVQGDTSTTMLQPLDEIGEICRAHGALFYTDATASLGGNAFEMDAWGLDAATAGLQKCLGGPSGSAPISLSERAVEVVRSRARVEAGIREEGDAVASDFIRSNYFDLAMILDYWGPRRLNHHTEATTMLYGARECARVLLLEGRDAVIDRHRLHGDAMLAGVQGLGLTVFGDVAHKMTNVVAVEIPEAVVGDAVRAELLSDFGIEIGTSFGPLHGRVWRIGTMGYNARTDAVLTTLAALEAVLRRHGASVPAGGGVEAAQGVYAAARS is encoded by the coding sequence ATGTCTCACCTCCCCGGCCCCATCGACCCGCCCGCCCGGCTCCTCATGGGCCCCGGCCCCATCTCGGCGTACCCGAGTGTGCTGCGCGCGATGGGCGCGCCGCTCGTCGGGCAGTACGACCCGTTCATGACGGCGACCATGACCGAGACGCAAGAGTTGTACCGCCGGGTGTGGGCGACCGACAACGACGCGACCCTGCTGATCGACGGCACGAGCCGTGCGGGGATCGAGGCGGCGATCCTCTCGCTCGTGCGCCCCGGGGACCGCGTGCTGGTCCCCGTCTTCGGGCGCTTCGGTCACCTCTTGGCCGAGATCGCCGAGCGCGCGCTCGCCGAGGTGCACACGATCGAGGTGCCGTGGGGCGAGGTCTTCCCGGTGTCGACGATCCGCGAGGCGATCGAGCGGGTCAAGCCGCACCTCGTCGCGTGCGTGCAGGGCGACACCTCGACCACCATGCTTCAACCGCTCGACGAGATCGGCGAGATCTGCCGCGCGCACGGCGCCCTGTTCTACACCGACGCCACCGCCTCGCTCGGCGGCAACGCGTTCGAGATGGATGCCTGGGGCCTGGATGCCGCGACCGCGGGCCTGCAGAAATGCCTCGGCGGTCCGTCGGGGTCGGCGCCGATCAGCCTGTCGGAGCGCGCCGTCGAGGTGGTGCGCTCGCGCGCCCGCGTCGAGGCGGGGATCCGGGAAGAGGGCGATGCCGTGGCATCCGATTTCATCCGGTCCAACTACTTCGACCTTGCGATGATCCTCGACTACTGGGGGCCGCGGCGCCTCAACCACCACACCGAGGCGACCACGATGCTCTACGGCGCACGCGAGTGCGCGCGCGTGCTGCTCCTCGAGGGCCGGGATGCCGTGATCGACCGCCACCGCCTGCACGGCGACGCGATGCTCGCCGGAGTGCAGGGCCTCGGGCTGACCGTCTTCGGCGACGTCGCGCACAAGATGACGAACGTCGTCGCCGTCGAGATCCCGGAGGCGGTCGTCGGCGACGCGGTGCGCGCGGAGCTCCTGAGCGACTTCGGCATCGAGATCGGCACCTCGTTCGGGCCGCTGCACGGCCGCGTCTGGCGGATCGGCACGATGGGGTACAACGCCCGCACCGACGCCGTGCTCACCACGCTCGCCGCCCTCGAGGCGGTGCTGCGCCGCCACGGCGCGTCGGTGCCGGCCGGCGGTGGCGTCGAGGCCGCGCAGGGCGTGTACGCGGCGGCACGGTCGTGA
- a CDS encoding AtzH-like domain-containing protein, protein MTDATGAMSELATPERVSREPVPNDSAGIPEPAPAAPTNSAAIPADLRSAFDAYERAIVANDLDALDAFFAPGPDTLRGDPAGLLVGHDAISGFRSLRGGVPPRDITDIHYRRLGPDVALLMSVSRFHGGGRGLQTQVWQRIDGRWLITAAHVAPRTPPLDRSIWRSVGDPFLQGAWEGTLAGLTVAVKDLFAIAGFRIGAGNPAFLEEARPEKVTAPAVADLLRAGASLRGIARTDEFAYSIAGDNVHYGTPPNGAVVGALPGGSSSGPASAVAAGHADIGLATDTAGSIRVPASYQGLWGLRTTHDLVPRQGMLPLAQSFDTIGWLTRDGDTLQRVADWCLSYDGSATTENVYGASGDDLPWRFLVPEEILECAEPATREAFSKLVAALAASDDPPPFRAVHTGDLDAAFAAFRTVQGAEAWRNNGEWMTAHPGAVGPAVAERFSVASRIAAADEAAAREDLEPIAAHLAELVDGAVLIFPTVPGPAPQRTADVDAVRAATLRMTAPAAIAGLPSISVPLLTVDGAPVGLCLVSRAGTDIALVRLARRLAALVEGGLR, encoded by the coding sequence ATGACGGATGCCACGGGGGCGATGTCCGAACTCGCGACGCCCGAGCGCGTGTCGCGCGAGCCCGTCCCGAACGACTCTGCGGGGATTCCCGAACCCGCGCCCGCGGCACCTACGAACTCCGCGGCGATCCCCGCCGACCTGCGCTCGGCATTCGACGCCTACGAGCGGGCGATCGTCGCGAACGACCTCGATGCGCTCGACGCGTTCTTCGCCCCCGGTCCCGACACCCTGCGCGGTGACCCTGCGGGCCTCCTCGTCGGCCACGACGCCATCAGCGGCTTCCGTTCGCTGCGCGGGGGCGTCCCCCCGCGCGACATCACCGACATCCACTACCGGCGGCTGGGGCCCGACGTCGCCCTGCTGATGTCGGTCTCACGCTTCCACGGCGGAGGCCGCGGGCTGCAGACCCAGGTCTGGCAGCGCATCGACGGGCGCTGGCTCATCACCGCCGCACACGTCGCTCCGCGCACGCCGCCGCTCGATCGCTCGATCTGGCGAAGCGTGGGCGATCCGTTCCTTCAGGGCGCGTGGGAAGGGACCCTCGCGGGCCTCACCGTCGCCGTGAAAGACCTCTTCGCCATCGCGGGCTTCCGCATCGGGGCGGGCAACCCGGCTTTCCTCGAAGAAGCGCGACCGGAGAAGGTCACCGCCCCCGCCGTCGCCGACCTGCTGCGGGCCGGCGCGTCGCTGCGGGGAATCGCTCGCACCGACGAGTTCGCGTACTCGATCGCCGGCGACAACGTGCACTACGGCACCCCGCCGAATGGCGCGGTCGTGGGCGCACTCCCGGGTGGATCCTCGAGCGGCCCGGCGTCCGCCGTCGCCGCGGGGCACGCCGACATCGGCCTCGCCACCGACACCGCGGGATCCATCCGCGTGCCCGCGTCGTACCAGGGGCTCTGGGGCCTCCGCACCACCCACGATCTCGTGCCGCGCCAGGGCATGCTGCCGCTCGCGCAGTCGTTCGACACGATCGGATGGCTGACCCGCGACGGCGATACCCTGCAGCGCGTCGCCGACTGGTGCCTGAGTTACGACGGGTCAGCGACGACGGAGAACGTCTACGGAGCCTCGGGGGATGACCTGCCCTGGCGTTTCCTCGTCCCCGAAGAGATCCTCGAGTGCGCGGAGCCCGCGACCCGCGAGGCGTTCTCGAAGCTGGTGGCCGCGCTCGCGGCATCCGATGATCCGCCGCCCTTCCGCGCCGTGCACACGGGAGACCTGGATGCCGCCTTCGCGGCGTTCCGCACCGTGCAGGGTGCCGAGGCCTGGCGCAACAACGGCGAGTGGATGACCGCGCACCCCGGGGCGGTGGGCCCGGCCGTCGCCGAGCGCTTCTCCGTCGCCTCGCGCATCGCTGCCGCGGACGAAGCCGCCGCGCGCGAGGACCTCGAGCCGATCGCCGCGCACCTGGCCGAGCTCGTCGACGGGGCCGTGCTGATCTTCCCGACCGTCCCCGGTCCGGCGCCCCAGCGCACGGCCGACGTCGACGCCGTGCGCGCGGCGACCCTGCGCATGACGGCGCCGGCCGCGATCGCGGGCCTGCCCTCGATCTCGGTGCCGCTCCTCACGGTCGACGGCGCTCCGGTCGGGCTCTGCCTCGTCTCGCGGGCGGGCACCGATATCGCCCTCGTACGCCTGGCTCGCCGCCTCGCCGCTCTCGTCGAGGGAGGGCTCCGATGA
- a CDS encoding acetamidase/formamidase family protein, translated as MSGGEVSRAASEVPELGERTDPDVPVAASGVPELVEGTGHARSGGGFDRLSHHGRAPSGIPTPFPILQPGTGPIPGDHYLRATPETVLWGRLPCATDTPVLEIASGETVTIDTVSHEGILDDQGKDPAAYFSAHGVPRAQVLDDAVEIAASVLRDPRADGPHVVVGPVRVAGAHPGDLLKITVETLVPRVPYGVISNRHGKGALVGELPRGEHNVSVFSAVAEREGVLHGTLPLREGGDPLVAFPLAPFLGTMGVAVAGDERPHSVPPGTHGGNIDINLLVEGTALFLPVQVDGALAYVGDPHFAQGDGEVALTALEASLRATLRFEVVPAEAARAAFGEVVGPLVRTPEYLVPTGMDPDLDAAMRACVRSSLALLGGRWGMGEHLAYAYLSAATDFDISQVVDIVSGVHARIREADFAGVPAVEPEALASGTAAVSMPAPVDGAAANEQEGDVA; from the coding sequence GTGAGCGGCGGCGAGGTGAGCCGGGCCGCGTCCGAGGTCCCTGAGCTCGGCGAGAGGACCGATCCCGACGTGCCCGTGGCCGCGTCGGGGGTCCCTGAGCTTGTCGAAGGGACCGGGCACGCCCGATCGGGGGGTGGCTTCGACAGGCTCAGCCACCATGGTCGGGCCCCATCCGGAATCCCCACGCCCTTCCCGATCCTCCAACCCGGCACCGGACCGATCCCCGGCGACCACTACCTCCGCGCCACCCCCGAGACCGTTCTGTGGGGCCGCCTGCCCTGCGCCACCGACACTCCCGTGCTCGAGATCGCGTCGGGCGAGACCGTCACCATCGACACGGTCAGCCACGAGGGCATCCTCGACGACCAGGGCAAAGACCCCGCGGCCTACTTCTCCGCGCACGGGGTGCCGCGCGCCCAGGTGCTCGACGATGCGGTCGAGATCGCGGCATCCGTTCTCCGCGACCCTCGCGCCGACGGACCGCACGTGGTCGTCGGACCCGTGCGCGTCGCGGGCGCGCACCCGGGCGATCTGCTGAAGATCACGGTCGAGACGCTGGTGCCGCGGGTGCCCTACGGCGTGATCTCGAACCGGCACGGCAAGGGCGCGCTCGTCGGCGAGCTGCCGCGGGGCGAGCACAACGTCAGCGTGTTCTCGGCGGTCGCCGAGCGCGAGGGCGTTCTGCACGGCACGCTCCCGCTTCGCGAGGGCGGCGATCCGCTCGTGGCTTTCCCCCTCGCACCGTTCCTCGGCACCATGGGCGTCGCGGTCGCGGGCGACGAGCGCCCGCACTCCGTGCCGCCCGGGACCCACGGGGGCAACATCGACATCAATCTCCTCGTCGAGGGCACCGCTCTCTTCCTCCCCGTGCAGGTCGACGGAGCACTCGCCTACGTGGGCGATCCGCACTTCGCGCAGGGCGACGGCGAGGTGGCGTTGACCGCCCTGGAGGCGTCGCTCCGCGCGACGCTGCGCTTCGAGGTGGTTCCCGCGGAGGCCGCGCGCGCCGCGTTCGGCGAGGTCGTCGGTCCGCTGGTCCGGACGCCCGAGTACCTCGTGCCGACCGGCATGGATCCCGACCTGGATGCCGCGATGCGCGCGTGCGTGCGCTCGTCGCTCGCCCTACTGGGTGGGCGCTGGGGGATGGGCGAGCACCTCGCCTACGCCTACCTGAGCGCGGCGACCGACTTCGACATCTCGCAGGTCGTCGACATCGTCTCGGGCGTGCACGCCCGGATCCGCGAGGCCGACTTCGCGGGGGTGCCGGCGGTCGAGCCCGAGGCGCTGGCATCCGGGACCGCCGCGGTCTCGATGCCCGCGCCCGTCGACGGCGCGGCGGCGAACGAACAGGAAGGAGACGTCGCATGA